The Pelotomaculum isophthalicicum JI genomic sequence GGGCAGACTACCCGGGCTGGCATTAAAGTACTGGCTTCGTAGGTCAGCCAGCCCGGCCAGACAGCCCAGCTCTGAGGTCCTGACCATGCCTGTCTCCGGGGTCCTTCAACCCCCAGCCCCCGCCCCCAATCTTGGGAGCCGGGAGCTCCCGGCGCTTCGCTGTGCCGATACGGACAATCGCCTCCCTCTTCTCCCATTGTACTGCAGCTCCGACCCCCGTCGGCGCGGCCTCCGTGGGCCTCCCGGGCAGCTGTCAAGAGTACGCGAAAAAATATTTTTTAGCTTCGTCGGCCAGGCTTCGTGGTTAAAAATATTTTTTACGCCCTACGGCTCCGCCTCCGGCTCTTGACACCTTCCCGATCGCTGTAGTGTATGTCAAGAAAAGGAGGCTGGTACAGGTGAGGAAGATTTTAGTGAAGGTTGACGACGGCAGGTTGGGTAGAGCGGTAGCGGGTTTAGTACAGCGCAGCTTGGTTGTTGAGGATGTTGTGCGCGATAGTGGAGAGATTCGTGCGAAGGTGCGCAGCATAGGCAAGAGAGGGGTCCGTGTATATAGTGTAGCTTTTTCTATCGTAGGCCGTGGCCATGCAGTTTTTTGCAGTTGCGAAGACCGGCGGAAGCGTGGTGCGTATTGCAAACACATTGCGGCCCTGGCGCTCCATGAGTTGGGTGTACAGGCGTATGCTAGAAGCACACGTAGCACGGTT encodes the following:
- a CDS encoding SWIM zinc finger family protein, which codes for MRKILVKVDDGRLGRAVAGLVQRSLVVEDVVRDSGEIRAKVRSIGKRGVRVYSVAFSIVGRGHAVFCSCEDRRKRGAYCKHIAALALHELGVQAYARSTRSTVGLLQM